A genomic stretch from Alloyangia pacifica includes:
- a CDS encoding LysR family transcriptional regulator, translating into MLHGRALRYIDEVARQGSIRKAARELNVAASAVNRQVLEVEADFGVPIFERLPRGLKLTAPGELLIAHIRETLKGHDRLQARVHALKGLSHGEVTVATMATLAAGRLGDVVAEYCERHPRVELKVTVCNRSELMEMVASGEAEIGLGYNLPEDNRMQLSAVFQHRLGAVVAPGHPLTAKPNVRVADCLIYPLVLASQQLSLRPLIENLAPANADLRPVVETNSTEMMKRLVRRPPHVTFLNRVDVDQELRDGDLAFLPLMAAAGRQRLSLVHRSRGALSSAADGFMQAIKDHFGRGDS; encoded by the coding sequence ATGCTGCACGGCCGCGCTCTGCGCTACATCGACGAGGTCGCCCGTCAGGGCTCCATCCGCAAGGCGGCGCGCGAGTTGAATGTCGCCGCCTCCGCGGTCAACCGGCAGGTGCTCGAGGTCGAGGCCGACTTCGGCGTGCCGATCTTCGAGCGCCTGCCGCGCGGGTTGAAGCTGACCGCCCCGGGCGAGCTGCTCATTGCCCATATCCGCGAGACGCTGAAGGGCCACGACCGGCTGCAGGCGCGCGTCCATGCGTTGAAGGGCCTGTCGCACGGCGAGGTTACCGTCGCCACAATGGCGACGCTCGCCGCCGGTCGGCTCGGCGACGTGGTGGCCGAGTATTGCGAGCGTCATCCGCGGGTCGAGCTGAAGGTCACCGTCTGCAACCGTTCCGAGCTGATGGAGATGGTGGCTTCGGGCGAGGCCGAGATCGGCCTTGGCTACAACCTGCCCGAGGACAACCGCATGCAGCTCTCGGCCGTCTTCCAGCACCGGCTCGGCGCGGTGGTGGCGCCGGGTCACCCGCTCACGGCCAAGCCGAACGTGCGCGTCGCCGACTGCCTGATCTACCCGCTGGTGCTGGCCTCGCAGCAGCTGTCGCTGCGGCCGCTGATCGAGAACCTCGCCCCGGCCAATGCCGATCTGCGGCCGGTGGTGGAAACCAATTCCACCGAGATGATGAAGCGCCTCGTGCGCCGCCCGCCGCATGTGACCTTTCTCAACCGCGTCGACGTCGACCAGGAGTTGCGCGACGGCGATCTTGCCTTCCTGCCGCTGATGGCCGCCGCCGGACGGCAGCGGCTCAGCCTCGTGCACCGCAGCCGCGGGGCGCTCAGCTCGGCGGCGGACGGCTTCATGCAGGCGATCAAGGACCACTTCGGGCGGGGCGATAGCTGA
- a CDS encoding isopenicillin N synthase family dioxygenase: MSTNYDLAELNKETTIGGMGSTIERDVPAIDLSDFDTRKHEIADALWDAATGIGFFQVYNHGIPEQDIDAAFDTAWEFFELPTEVKAQYPMPKGTNAGWEFKAQVRPSTGTPDNKESYQVTRPLMDGKWPTEEELPRFKERALKFERQNWELGMRILSCFALKMGFAEDFFTHAHDPESDQYQSTLRLIHYMSMEDAKPEDFKAWRAGAHSDFDCLTILHQKEGEGGLQVCPGKDAGSNAWTDVPPRRGYITCNIGDMLMRWSDDQLQSTLHRVRMPYEGEYKGRRLSLPFFCQANRDAVMQGPLGKYEPITAGDYLTMRINANFAASQAAKK; the protein is encoded by the coding sequence ATGAGCACCAACTACGACCTTGCCGAGCTGAACAAGGAAACCACCATCGGCGGCATGGGCAGCACCATCGAGCGCGACGTCCCTGCCATCGATCTGTCCGACTTCGACACCCGCAAGCACGAGATCGCCGACGCCCTCTGGGACGCCGCCACGGGCATCGGTTTCTTCCAGGTCTACAACCACGGCATCCCCGAGCAAGACATCGACGCCGCCTTCGACACCGCCTGGGAGTTCTTCGAGCTGCCGACCGAGGTGAAGGCGCAATACCCGATGCCGAAGGGCACCAACGCCGGTTGGGAATTCAAGGCGCAGGTGCGCCCCTCCACCGGCACGCCCGACAACAAGGAAAGCTATCAGGTCACCCGCCCGCTGATGGATGGCAAGTGGCCGACCGAGGAAGAGCTTCCCCGGTTCAAGGAACGCGCGCTGAAGTTCGAGCGCCAGAACTGGGAGCTGGGCATGCGGATCCTGTCGTGCTTTGCGCTCAAGATGGGCTTTGCCGAAGATTTCTTCACCCATGCGCATGACCCGGAGTCGGACCAGTACCAGTCGACGCTGCGGCTCATCCACTACATGTCGATGGAAGACGCCAAGCCCGAGGACTTCAAGGCCTGGCGCGCCGGGGCGCATTCGGACTTCGACTGCCTCACCATCCTGCACCAGAAGGAAGGCGAGGGCGGGCTGCAGGTCTGCCCGGGCAAGGACGCGGGCTCCAATGCCTGGACCGACGTGCCGCCGCGCCGCGGCTACATCACCTGCAATATCGGCGACATGCTGATGCGCTGGTCGGACGATCAGCTGCAGTCGACGCTGCACCGGGTGCGCATGCCCTATGAGGGCGAGTACAAGGGCCGCCGCCTGTCGCTGCCGTTCTTCTGCCAGGCCAACCGCGACGCGGTCATGCAGGGCCCGTTGGGCAAGTACGAGCCGATCACCGCGGGCGACTACCTGACCATGCGCATCAATGCCAACTTCGCCGCCAGCCAGGCCGCCAAGAAGTAA